The following nucleotide sequence is from Natronosalvus caseinilyticus.
GGTCGCCGTCCGCATCGCGCCAGTCCTCGAGCGCGGGCGACTCGAGGCCGCAGGTAGGACACTGGCGGGACGAATCGGGGTCGAGAACGGCGGGATCGTCCGCACCCTCGAGTCCCGTGAAACAGCCGTAACAGCACCCGAGTCCGACCGCGATGCCGTCAGAGCATTCGAGTACCTCGCGGAGGTTACGCTGGAGACTCCGCGCCGCGGTGCAGAACGCCTCGAGCGCCGCCGAGAGCGTGTCGGCTGGCGGGTTGTCGCTCGCCTCGATGCCGTCGTTCGTCACTGCGTCACTCGTTCCGACACCCGTCCCCTCGGCCGTCCCCGCCGCGAGCGCCTCGAGGTCGGACTCGGCCGGCGCTCGCTCGAGCGGGTCGAGGGTCGCGTCGACCATCGCGAGCGCGAGGCAGGCGTCCTGGCGAGCGGTGACGTAGGTTTCGCGGTCGTTCTCGCCGTCTTCGCTGCCCGCTTCGTCCGCTTCGTCCTCGCCGTCTTCGATCGTCGCCGGCAACTGCGTCGCGAGTGAGGCGAACGAGGCGATGGTCGAGATGGCGTCGCTCTGTCGTCTCGTCACGTCGCGAATCGTCTCGAAGAGGCGCGTTCGATCGTCGAAGACGGCGTCCTGAGAGCGGTGCAGCGTCCGAAAGCAGTCGTCACAGACGGTCACGAGCGCGCTCTCGTGAACCGTACCCTCGAGCGCGACGTCGCCGACCGCCGCGACGCGCGTCCCGGAGGAATCGCTGTCGGGCTCGGTATCGCAGTACCGGCACGTGTGATCGTCGCGTTCGAAGATCGCCTCACGATCCGCCTGCCAGGGTCGAGCGTCGGGTTCCACGACTGGTGGTCACGCCGGCGGCGCAAAAACGCTCCGGCTGTGGACCTCGCGCTCGACTGACGATCAGGCCGTCGCCGTCGCCGACACTTCCGCGAGGAACGACTCGAGCACGTCGTTCACCCGCTCGGCCTGCTCGAGGAAACAGCCATGGGAGCCACCGTCGATCTCGAGGTACTGGACGTTCGAGAGTTTCGCCTCGAACAGACGACCGTTCTCGACCGGGACGATCCGATCCTCGCTCCCGTGGATCACGAGCGTCGGCAGGCGAATCCCCTCGAGGCGGTCGCCCACGTCGAATCCGGTCATCGCTCCCAGCTGGGACTCGAGCGCCGGATTCGACGGCGCCTGGGCGAGTTGCCACTCGACCAGTCGATCCAGCAGGTGGGGGTTGCGGTTGGTGAATCGCTCGCTGAATAGTGTTCGGAGGCGCTCGCGAGCGGTTTCGCGGGGCGAATCCGCGCTCGCGAGGAGTTCCGACAGGACGTCCTCGTCCATCGCCATCGCGTCGACCCCGCCATGGCTCGTCCCGATCAGGGTGAGCGAGGCCGCACGCGAGTACTCGAGCGCGTAGCGCTGGGTGACCATCCCGCCCAGATCGAGGCCGACGAGGTGAGCGTCTCGAACCCCGGCGTCCTCGAGTACCGCCTCGAGGTCGGTGGCGAGTCCGCCCACAGAGTAGCTCAGGCGCGACCGCAGGAGCGGC
It contains:
- a CDS encoding HNH endonuclease; amino-acid sequence: MEPDARPWQADREAIFERDDHTCRYCDTEPDSDSSGTRVAAVGDVALEGTVHESALVTVCDDCFRTLHRSQDAVFDDRTRLFETIRDVTRRQSDAISTIASFASLATQLPATIEDGEDEADEAGSEDGENDRETYVTARQDACLALAMVDATLDPLERAPAESDLEALAAGTAEGTGVGTSDAVTNDGIEASDNPPADTLSAALEAFCTAARSLQRNLREVLECSDGIAVGLGCCYGCFTGLEGADDPAVLDPDSSRQCPTCGLESPALEDWRDADGDLAFDALYGAINDSLQASSKTTTALTARTQVVAECLFET
- a CDS encoding alpha/beta fold hydrolase; protein product: MPRVTRDGVSIHYERERGDGRGEGAPVVFLQGLGLGRWQWRWQREALAGAGEYDLIAPDTRGTDRSDAGLPPLVGRLPRRLRSPLLRSRLSYSVGGLATDLEAVLEDAGVRDAHLVGLDLGGMVTQRYALEYSRAASLTLIGTSHGGVDAMAMDEDVLSELLASADSPRETARERLRTLFSERFTNRNPHLLDRLVEWQLAQAPSNPALESQLGAMTGFDVGDRLEGIRLPTLVIHGSEDRIVPVENGRLFEAKLSNVQYLEIDGGSHGCFLEQAERVNDVLESFLAEVSATATA